CCAGTCCGATCCATAAAAAGTTTCTTAAATCTGAATCCAGTCCGATCCGATTCgatccgattttttttttttatttttaaaaaaaaagttaaacttacactagtggaaaaaatacctgttgaggggggcattttgggcttattgaggcgaacaaggtccgcttcgacagacgtggcttcaacagctcacatagctgttgaggcgggctttgttcgcctcaacaggtagtctgttgtggggggctttcaaaagcccgcctcaacagcccaaaaccaaagcgaaaaataaggacctgttgtggggggctttacaaaagcccgcctcaacagacacctctgttgaggctcacttcttaaatgcccccctcaacagacctGTATTTTTGCGTCAATACCTGTATTTTTGCGCCAATACCACCACTAATAttctgctttaattttctttgttaGGTAATAGAAGAACCATAATACTCATAAAATAGACAATTGTAAACAATAAATACTTCATTCACATTAATATTGAAATAATACTGTTTAATGTAATTTTACAAtataaattcacacaaaaataatCTTTGAATCTACAATTCTATTTTTACAAAAGGGAGGGACAACACTTAAGCGGCAACATTTTGTTCCTTGACGCTCTTCCTCTCTTACTACTCGTGAAAAAAAGGGTCATCCTCTCTTCCTGGATTGTCCACATCTTCTTTCGCCAGCAAGGAAAGATGAATGACTACAATACCCACAACTTTCCCATGACATTGACAATTTATAAACATTTTAGATTGAGACTCCAACATGAAGAAAGTAAATCATGCACCGAATCAACATATGAAGATTTTAAACTTGTCACTTTATGATACACCTTAACGTGTATCGAAGGTTAAACCACGTCACGTGACAAGTTGGCCTCAATGGGACACAGCACATAAGACATACTTACAAGTCTTTTCTATGAATTCTATTAAAAACGGTTGGTTTACATTTACGTGGCCATATTACAGTAACAAGGTACAGTTCTCAGCCATCAAatagaagaagatcgaaaaattTCACAAAAACGAAAAGACAACTCACTTGCCGTAGTTGTGCATTGACTTCTGAAAGGAGACCTTCATCTAAAGAGTCTTCTTGCTCTCTTTGATTTAACTCCTGGTGAAACGTACAAAGCAAGTTAAGCAACTCAATATCTTCATACTAATCTCTTGAAAAATGCAAATAGTGgaataaaaaacataaaaccTCAAGAAACAAGAATAGCTAGATGAACCAGTCAAAAACATACTATAGATAATGCATagagtaaaataaataaaccccAAACTCCCAGAGAAGATCTATGCATTATGTACATTTGATTGCAGATATTATGTAAATATGTTCCTAAATTTGaacaattgaaaaataaattttagtcATTTACGCAGCTGTCAACCACACAATTCTATAAGAATACATCTGTTATATATAAGAATACTGTGATTTACAGTTGTGACACAGCCACACAATTctataagaaatgaaggagcCTCAAGCAACTCGTTGGTCAAGTACTTGCAACGAAGAACATAGATAAGAAAAAGAGTATAGTGACAGTTGAGCCATTCCTGTGTATCAATTTAGTTACATATGCAGGACTATATATCAGTTGAAATTAGTTTATTACGGGAAAAAGAGAGTTTTGAAATGAACTTTTAATTTCTGCTTAAGCTCACGGATAACCTATAGTGCCTACAATTTATACACATTAAGCTAAGAACACaattacataagcaaaaagcacAAGACCATTCAAGACTAAGATAAAGCTGCAGTTCAGACTTCGGTaatcaaaaggaaaaactaaGGTACAAAACTGAACTAAAAGTTTGACAACAGAACAAGTCAAATtcataaaacaagaaaatgaaGCTTGTTCAGAGAGCATAAAATTGGGGCGGGCAAAATCTGAGGACAAAATAACCAAAGTAAATTTACGTAATGAGTACACGATAAATAACCAAAGTAAATTTACGTAATGAGTACATGAAATTCGACTAGATTTGGTCGTTACATGTTAAAAgggtaaaaaaacaaaaaaaaaacgaagaCAAACACTGATCTATATCTGATATACTATCACTCGCTCTCTCATTTTTAGTGCACTGATAAAAACTATCTCGAAAGAACGTTATGAGTATATCCTGCATTCTGATTTTACAGCTCAACCAAATACCAAGAACCTAACTTCGAAGGGAAGATAATCAAGGGGGAAAAAGTTCAAGTCTCAAACCTTATCCGGAAAAAACCCATCTTAACTGAATTTGTATAAGGAGATGAAATCCCTGTTATTACCGTGTGCTGAATTTCCATATATGCCGAGATATATAAACGGGGGAATGTATAACTCACAATCTTATCACTTGGTTGGCTGGACCTTTCTGGATATTTCTAGCAATTATCATCTGTTGTTCAAATGACGTTTTCTATGCAGCAATACCAAAAAGAAGAACACCATAagattcatgtttaatattgcaTGTTTAAATTCAGCCAAAAAGGATCAACTTAGGAACATCAGAGCAACTGTCACAATATCAAAATATAACCATGTCAATCACAAACAAGTTCTAATACAAGTTCACAATATCAAACCAACATTTGTTCAAGTGTTTTTAAGGTCTAACATCCAACAATTCACgaaacactagtggaaaaaacatATCTTGCCCATTCAAAATCCTACATCAGCAAGGCCACACTATTTCGTGGTTTGGTGTTGAGAACATTATATACTGTAAAATGTTGGAGGCTAGGAGCTCTAATTCCTAGTTGCGGGACTTTAAGAATGTAATCAAAATTGGAAAGACTGTAAATAACAAAATTTGCATTATCCAAACCCAAAGTCTTTAAACATTAAGAAGTTTTTCCCATGATAAAGTAAGCGAATGTGTGATACATTAGACTTAGGCTCTAGCCTATTAATAAGAGCATAAACATGCATGATACAGCACCAGCACTTATATGGTGACCGGTTCCCAGAACAGTTTCACCATGACACAATCCAGAGTTAAGTTTTCTAAGTTAGAAATGCTAGCAACTAAAGACCAAAACACAGACAAACAGGACCAAACCAGAAGTAGTTACAAATTTTGTTTCACCACATCAATATATCCAGTACACTCTGACTTGAAATGTTCTTGTTGAGATTGAGTGAAgattcttaaaatgattaacTCTAAGTACAGCAATCAACTTGGATTTTCTAATCCACCATAAAATGACTAGCACAGAACTCGTAATGTGTTGTTATATTGCCACTAAACATTGTCATGATCTCCATGTATTGCTAGCTTTTTAACACACATCAGACAAAGCGTAAGGAGAGAATAATCAAAGTACTAATAAGTTTAAAACCAACCCTGACAGCCTCAGAAAACATAATACCAAGTTGGCATTTGAATGATAATTAACTACAACAAGATTACAATATATAAGCTACGCTACTATATAATTTCTCAATACAGCTGAATAGCAGGATTTATCTTATAGGGTACACTAGTTGCAGGAACATCTATATGATAACGGCAAAAATTTCAATGCAATAATTTAAACACACATCTGTTATACATGACTGACAACTTACAGCCACAAGCAATCATATACGTTTTTTCCAAATATATTGGGGCCCAGTTCATGAACTAAGGATGGTTCATTTTACCTATGCAAGAAAACAGATGTCACCAAAGTAGTTTTAGCTTCCTTAAGAAGCCTTGTCCACCATATTATCCCTTGTCATGGCAtgttagttcaccttattttaggTCTTTATGACACAGATAGCTAACAGAGACAGCAGATGTTTACAACTTCTGGGTGCTTGCTTCTGTTAAAGATAGTCAAGGAATGCAAAATAACACGCAAAGAACTGAAGATTACTCTAAAAGCTTAATAGCAAGTGTGAGTTACTGAGTCCCTACTTCTCCTTACAGTCCTAAGCCTGAAAGTACCCAATTCAATTCCAGATACTATGATGTCgacttattatattaatatgaaTAACGAAGAAATTCAGTATGCAAATTAGAAGCGTAAAAGAGGAAAATTATTGAAATAAACCTTAATTGCGATTATTGCAAATATCGAAACCCCTAACTTAATAAATTTCAAATACAGATCTTCACATTATGCATCGAGGCatcaaaaattatatttaaCCAATTAAAAACAACATAACATCATATATCTACACTATATACCGAAATGCGGCATCAAAAGTTCAAATTGAACAAATTCAACACTCATAACATCAATTTTTTGCAATAACAacataaaattaagaaaaaagaaagcagAAACGATAGATCTAGAGAGAAGAAAAGAGGTTATACCTGAATACCATGCTCGAGACAGTAAAGCTACCAGCAAGAATTTTCGACCTGGATATCAGCTTGACCGGTGTGGATTGAAATTCCTTCATTTTCGCTTGAAATTTTTAGATCTAACACGAAGATAAAATGTTGaaagaggagagaaaaagagaaCGAAATCGAGGGTGTTTATGAAGACACCTTCTTTGAAATTGTAGAGAatgagggagagggagagggagagaagATATACCTCCCATGGAAAGGGGCGGAtggtttgaggagttttgaaccgggagagaggagaggagaggagagagagaaatgactctttcacgctaacagaagaaatgaggaggagagagaattaaaaGTTGGAGTATATGCGATTATTATCTGTTGAAGCGAACATTTAATGCCCCCTTCAACAATTGCTTTTGAAGcgaacaaaaaaaatgttcgcTTCAACAACCCTTTATgatgtttgacccgcgttgaccgattgGTTATTGAAGCGTATTTTTCTATGCCCCcttcaacaagggggctgcaataaaggttttttctactagtgttaaACGGTTCAtacataaaagaaaataatactATTATCGGGTAAATTTTGtaatacaaaataaaatatactAGTATTAAATATTAGgtataaaataatttacatATAACTACAAGTCGCACTTTTATAAAGGGGAaataaatagccattaagtaATATATATTATTGCAAAAAACAATATGTCTTACACATCTATGTATTTAGCCAAAAAAGGTTCAGCtcttaaaaaatataaaatttaactCCGTAAAATATATTAAAGCTCAATAATCAACCATCACAGTCGACGAAAGAAAACGAAAGAAAAAGAGGTTGATAGAATATTTTTGGGTTGTGCGTTTTAGATGGAGTgtaatattttgttttttttgttgaacATAGTAAATAAAGGCTCAAAAAACATAGTGTTTCACAATAGCTTCTAAATTACATATGTTCATCTATAAATAAAATCTTAAAACTTTAGACTTAATTGGATATTTGGACTCCAAAAGGTTGAGTCCAACTCCAGTCCAAAAATAATTGGACTCGGTAATTTGAGTCCGAGTCCGATCCAAAAAATTTCAAGTCCGATCCAGTTCGACAAGTTTGGACTGGattgaattggactttggacttTTCTCAATCCACTTACACCCCTAGTAGTGTGCGAACTAAATTAATCTCACCGTTTATCACTCGTGAGTAATTTTTTTCCTCACTGGTGAGAGTGCTCTCAATTACCCAAACTCTTCTTCAACTCACCGACATTAACCAATGTTGATTTCCACATAGACAACCTGATTACACCTTAGTTTTCCCATAACCCACCTTCCCAACCACCAGAACCTCCCTTTCTTTCTACCAGCACCACTTTGCCGCCCACGAACCACCTCGAAAACCACCAACAACCCACAAACAACCCTTTTATCCTTGGAAAAAACATCTAAACCATCTCAAATCCACTTCACCACCCCGAAAACAACCCTTACTTCACCAGAGTGTATCCCACCAAACCCCAAAACCATCACAACCTATCCGAGAAAAACCAAACCACCAAACAATCAGAtctaaaagaaaaagagaaaaaagttACATTGAATTGTGGAGAACGGCGACAACAACAAAGTAGAGGAGTGGCGGCAACAAGGCAACAACtaaaaaagtaaagagtaaTAACACACGAGGGTAGTGTATTCTGGTAAATATATATGGAGGAGATGGTAGTGATTTAGTGAATGTTGGGTTTCCCTTTGTTATTTTGTTAAACAAACAACATACTCTGTAGTAAATTTAAGGGTTTTCATTCCATTCTCCTTGACTCACTTTTCATACTCTTTCCCTTTCCTCTTGTCCAACCAAATTGCGAGCCCCTAATAATATTAAGCTACCTAAATGCTAAATGCTAAATGCTAAATGCTAAATACTACACCGAGATTCCTGATTCATGCAGATATTGGCCAATAAATCAGTCGACCAAACAATATGAAATCATATACACTACGAAACAATATGAAGCTATCCTCCTATTAAGACTTTCTTTCTTCGTGTCTGAGGCAGAAGTGGAGAATCTATGTTAGCCTAAATGAACCTAAATACAGCCATGAAAAGTGCTTCATTGATTTATACACTTGACAGAAAAGTGGGTCATTGACTTATTCCACTTTCCCTTTCATCTCGATTTAGCCTTGAATCTCGACGATAATAAGACCTATCTGAACCATGTTGGGACTCAACATGTACGCTTTCCAGCTCTGTAGGATGAACACCAAGTGCATCGTTATTGGTACTTGGAAGTTGAACACCATTTCTTGACTCCTCTAGCATGTGGAAGTATGAATGTGGCCCCCAACCTGATCAACATGACAAGTAAAAAAAGCATTATCAAATCAGAATGATTGAAAAAAAAACCCGCAAAAGTACAGAATATCGTAATCCACGAGGATATGAAGCTTGAGAACACGAACTAAAGGAAACACCTACGGCAACAGCAAATGCAGCAGAGAAAGACTCACGTACTTGTTTGCAATTTTATCAGTTAGGGTACATgcatgttttacttattcttgTCCCTCTCCCCTATAAGCTAAGGCCTATGAAGAAATATCTTagtgtaaaacattttaggaATGCCCGAACAGGGAGGTTTTCGCATCTCCTCTTGAAATAAAAACCACCCTGCACTCCTCTCTCCTACACCAAGGCCTACCAATACAATACTAATCTTTAATTTAGCCCCAAATTGATTCCTCTTATACCAGACATCATCAACATCGACATCAACATGTTGACCTAATGTCTCTAAGTGATGCTAACTATGCTTAAGGGGGTATTGGAAGTACTTAACCCAATGTCTCAGCTCTTCCCATGAAGAATTGTTTTTCGTCATCTCACTGTTTAATACAGGGGGACAAAGAAGGTACATTGGTTGAAAAAgaaatatagaaaacattgaCTATTTAAAACTGCACTACTCTGCTGCAGGGTCGATTTTTAAAAGCAAAAGGCATCAACAGGTAGTTCCTTTGAAGTCAAGGGAACACTCAAAATTCTAAAGGCCAACAACATAACATAATTCTTCTACCACGCAAATGAATCGGATGTCCAATCGTCCAACTGCAAACAACACCACTTTCGACCAGAATCAAACGGACAGCCACAAGCGAACAAGGACCACTTGCATCACTATGGTGCCAAGAAAGGTGTAAATCCTTGATTATCCCAAAGTAATCCAGTAAAATCACCAAATGAATTACATAAACAAGATACAAAGATACATGTCTTTTCGGTTTTCACTGAAGACTACACATGGAGATTGTACTCTCTACCTTTGGTGTCATTTGATGAACAAAACACGTCAATTTAAGGAGTGGTTAAAAAACAACTAAtactaacaaaaaaaaattggaattgTAGCAAGAAAGGTAATAACAAGTCTCACCAATATTTCAAACTAGTAAGCTACCAAGGCACTTCAACTCAAAATTAAATATGTAATACAATATCATTGCCACAAAATGAttgtcataatttttttttaaatataatgTTTAATTCACTCAAGTCTTTTATGATAGTAAGttgacaaaaagaaaacaaGACTGGCTTTTGTTTAAGCATGATAACTCGAACTGAAGTAAAGACCAAGCACTGAGGAAAACAACAAGTGCAGTAGAGAAAGACTTGCACACATGTTTGCAACTTTATCGATTAGAGCACATgcatgttttacttattctttCCCTTCTCCCCCATAAGAAAGTCGGTGCAAGCTGTCATAGCAGGCAAATTACCCTGTAAAACATTTCAGGAATTCCTGAATGGGGAAGTTTCCGCATCTCCTCTTGAAATAATAACCACCCTAATTTTCCCTTCGAAAAGTAAAGAAAGATTTGACTCCTCTCACAAGTCACACCCTTGTAGCTTAACATTATCCTTTTAAGTCCTAATTCAGTTTCCTTGTTATAACTAATTAACTACTGTTCAAATAGGCTGTAGCTTTAATTTTCTGTTTCTGATTTCCCCGTCTCTCCAATAGACAACAATACACGCAGGACAGCTGACAGGGGGTGAAGAGCAACCTGAAAGTGCTCCTGAACCAGAAGAGTACCCACCTATCTAACTAAACAAAGCAATGAAAACTATTGTGGTGCCGGTAAttataaattaaactttttcACTGAGAAACGTAAAACAAAAAGTCTCTTGCGCTcatcccaaaaccaaaagtcTGTTACCCTGTTTAAAGCCAGTGACCCATGTTTCGCAATGAGAACAAAAGTTAAGAGAGGGGTGATGCAGCAAGAGGGGAAATTTAACTAAAAAACTAAGCAATAGGCATTACCATCTACATCATATGGTGCCGGAAAGAACTGTAAGTAACAGAATGAAGCCATCACTAAACCTGTGCGGAACAAAGAAGAAAAAGTAAGAAGCTTATACAAGAAATGGAATATAAAGGTacagtttattttttttgcattcaTGCACTACGTACCTATCAAACCACCTGTAAAGACATCTTGCCAGTGATGCCAGTAATCATCAACACGAGAAACTCCCACCATCGCAGCAAAAAGTATTGGTAAAAAGACAATGCAAAGTTTTGCAACATGGCCCCTTCGATCAAAACACCTAATTTTCCCTGACAAGTACCACGCTAGAAAACTAAGGCCTGCAAAAGACCCTACACATTGACAAAAAAACAATCTCCATCTTTCAGCACATAAAAAACAACAATAATTGGATGACAAATTCAATATAAAGAGAATGTTTTAGAAGAGAAATTAGGAGTAATTTATGCAATAAGAGCTTGTGGAGGTACATTATAGGAATGAACAGaaaataattgaatccatatGTAATGGAAACAACAAGATGGGTGATAATAGATATTCTGCAGGTCCAGGGTTCTTGTTCCTCCTCCAGCGTTGGATGGTGACTGTAAGAATGCACAACTTACTTACAGTTTCTTAGCATTACAAAAGACACATTCATTATGCTGAGAACATTATAAAAAACACCTCTAACAGTTTCTGGCAGGTTAGGAATGATAAACAACAATTGTATCACTTACATGAAGTATGCCCACTTGGAAAGCTTTTATGTCCTTCTTTGATGACACTCTTAAAACCAGTGCACGCAACATCTCCAGTGATATTATGAAACTTCTGGAGAATAATAACAATAGAACTTAAGAAAGAAGCCCAAATTTCTGACTGCCAATAAGATATGGAAATGGAAACTTGTAAGTAGGGAAGAAGTTGAGCAACTCACAGGTATATTATCAGGAAAACAACGCCAATAGAAATCAGGACGAGGTCTACCAACTCCATCTTTAATTGCATCAGTTATGACAGAAGTTATAAGCACAGAAAACAGGAGACCTATATACCAATAGAACATAGAGTTTAGTAGTGCTAAGCAACCAAGTGGACCCTTTATCCAACTCCTTTCTAATAAACAAAAAAGGATACATACCAAGAGTTGCTTGATGGAAATCATAGACATCCTTACGAAAAAAATAGTAGATAAGAATGACACAGAAAGGCAACAAGATCGCAATAATCTGTGAGCAGAAACAAGAGAGGGAAAATTATCTGTAAGTTGGTCCAGTGGCAACTTGACTCACAATATACCATCATAAATATATCAAACATACCGGGACGGCCCAAAAAGGAACGGTATTTTCTTTCAGAGGATACATGAGATCTTCCATCATGTCTTTCCCCACATATCGATGAAACGGCTCGATAACATTCAGTACAATATCAATTCCCACTAGAAGGAAAAGAATAAGCCAATCATGCATATGTATTCTAGCCACTTGCACGCCATGTGACCTCAAGGTGTGAGCACCAAGTTGAATTTCTGGCATATTCACCAACTTGAAGGAAACAAAGTGATTAAAAATGTGAAAGCATGTAATACATCTTTATGAAGTAAGCATATGCTGATAAACAAACATAACAATCGAAAAGTTTGGAATCAAAAGGAAAGTCCAGTACAAAAAGAACAATTCACTCTCATGCTATCATCATGAAAATATTAACCCGTTTATGAATTGAACACACCAAATAACCCAATTAAAGAGTGAATGCTCAAATCAAATAGAAGTTTGCATACCAAATCGTAAATAACACAAAAGTGATTGATAATTCTAAAAAATTCAGAAAGCCGGAAATCACACTGCAGCATcttaacaaacaaacaaacaaacaaacaaaacttGAAATGACCATGTCTAGAAACACCAGATAATTAAATGACCATGTCTTCAAATTACAAAACTTGAATAA
This genomic stretch from Spinacia oleracea cultivar Varoflay chromosome 3, BTI_SOV_V1, whole genome shotgun sequence harbors:
- the LOC110777114 gene encoding lipid phosphate phosphatase 2 isoform X2 yields the protein MHDWLILFLLVGIDIVLNVIEPFHRYVGKDMMEDLMYPLKENTVPFWAVPIIAILLPFCVILIYYFFRKDVYDFHQATLGLLFSVLITSVITDAIKDGVGRPRPDFYWRCFPDNIPKFHNITGDVACTGFKSVIKEGHKSFPSGHTSWSFAGLSFLAWYLSGKIRCFDRRGHVAKLCIVFLPILFAAMVGVSRVDDYWHHWQDVFTGGLIGLVMASFCYLQFFPAPYDVDGWGPHSYFHMLEESRNGVQLPSTNNDALGVHPTELESVHVESQHGSDRSYYRRDSRLNRDERESGISQ
- the LOC110777114 gene encoding lipid phosphate phosphatase 2 isoform X1, whose protein sequence is MPEIQLGAHTLRSHGVQVARIHMHDWLILFLLVGIDIVLNVIEPFHRYVGKDMMEDLMYPLKENTVPFWAVPIIAILLPFCVILIYYFFRKDVYDFHQATLGLLFSVLITSVITDAIKDGVGRPRPDFYWRCFPDNIPKFHNITGDVACTGFKSVIKEGHKSFPSGHTSWSFAGLSFLAWYLSGKIRCFDRRGHVAKLCIVFLPILFAAMVGVSRVDDYWHHWQDVFTGGLIGLVMASFCYLQFFPAPYDVDGWGPHSYFHMLEESRNGVQLPSTNNDALGVHPTELESVHVESQHGSDRSYYRRDSRLNRDERESGISQ